From one Gemmatimonadaceae bacterium genomic stretch:
- a CDS encoding M28 family peptidase, whose protein sequence is MRSSRTRLATAATLTLLLASGALAQVPRTGRQAPSRRATAVRAPLPRTYVGPATVPAIVPGDLMTRLYRFADDSMMGREAGTAWNDKGTDFIAAELQKLGLEPAGENGTWFQSALMTRAIAGTSWLRVGTTMYELWKDWAPRDQGTVARPLAGALAIYGGTFGDTASYLAPHLAEGRVVVMRTGRDASGKPGHLLINRQILTRRYFTAAAIAVVSMDYAPPGFVDANYRGSLVMPKGAPDTTRVPSYLYISTGMARAMLGVDVDSARTGQAGAAVEGQVLVDMQDAPGRNVIAILRGSDPVLRNEYIAIGAHNDHVGTTDQPVDHDSLYAFMRIAAPQGADNRRPNPTAADWARINAMKDSLRAVRGARLDSIYNGADDDGSGSMSVLEIAERFATAPTRPKRSILFVWHVAEEMGLFGSAYFTDHPTVPRESIVAQLNMDMVGRGGAGDFTGVTKAGEPIHGGPGYVQLVGARRLSTELGDMVERVNLRDRLGLRFDYSIDADGHPQNIYCRSDHYEYARYGIPIVFFTTGGHADYHQVTDEPQYIDYDRMTQISRLVHGTATALANLDHRVVVDKPKPDPRGRCVQ, encoded by the coding sequence ATGCGTTCCTCACGAACCCGCCTCGCCACCGCAGCGACGCTCACCCTGCTGCTGGCCTCCGGTGCCTTGGCGCAGGTGCCGCGCACCGGCCGCCAGGCACCGTCACGGCGTGCCACTGCGGTGCGTGCGCCATTGCCGCGCACGTACGTCGGCCCAGCCACCGTGCCGGCCATCGTCCCCGGCGACCTGATGACGCGGCTCTACCGCTTCGCCGATGACAGCATGATGGGTCGCGAGGCCGGGACGGCCTGGAACGACAAGGGCACCGACTTCATCGCGGCCGAGCTGCAGAAGCTGGGCCTGGAGCCGGCGGGCGAGAACGGCACCTGGTTCCAGTCGGCGCTGATGACGCGTGCGATCGCCGGCACGTCGTGGCTGCGCGTCGGCACGACCATGTACGAACTGTGGAAGGACTGGGCGCCACGCGACCAGGGTACGGTCGCGCGCCCGCTGGCCGGTGCCCTCGCGATCTATGGCGGCACCTTCGGTGACACGGCGTCGTACCTCGCCCCGCACCTGGCCGAGGGACGCGTGGTGGTGATGCGCACCGGCCGCGATGCCAGCGGCAAGCCTGGACACCTCCTGATCAACCGCCAGATCCTCACCCGGCGCTACTTCACCGCCGCCGCCATCGCAGTGGTGAGCATGGATTACGCGCCTCCCGGTTTCGTGGACGCGAATTACCGCGGCTCGCTGGTGATGCCGAAGGGTGCTCCCGACACCACCCGCGTGCCGTCGTACCTCTACATCAGCACCGGCATGGCCCGCGCGATGCTCGGCGTGGACGTGGACTCCGCGCGCACCGGCCAGGCCGGCGCGGCGGTGGAGGGCCAGGTGCTGGTGGACATGCAGGATGCGCCGGGCCGCAACGTGATCGCGATCCTGCGCGGGTCGGACCCGGTGCTGCGCAACGAGTACATCGCGATCGGCGCGCACAACGACCACGTCGGCACCACCGACCAGCCGGTCGACCATGACTCGCTCTACGCGTTCATGCGGATCGCCGCGCCGCAGGGCGCCGACAACCGCCGGCCCAACCCGACTGCCGCCGACTGGGCCCGCATCAACGCCATGAAGGACTCACTGCGCGCCGTGCGCGGCGCCCGCCTCGACTCGATCTACAACGGCGCCGATGACGACGGCTCGGGGTCGATGAGCGTGCTGGAGATCGCGGAGCGCTTCGCCACCGCCCCCACGCGCCCGAAGCGCTCGATCCTGTTCGTCTGGCACGTGGCCGAGGAGATGGGGCTGTTCGGGTCGGCGTACTTCACCGACCATCCCACGGTGCCGCGCGAGTCGATCGTCGCGCAGCTCAACATGGACATGGTGGGCCGCGGTGGGGCCGGCGACTTCACCGGCGTCACGAAGGCCGGCGAGCCGATCCACGGTGGTCCCGGCTACGTGCAGCTCGTCGGCGCACGGCGGCTGTCCACGGAGCTCGGGGACATGGTGGAGCGCGTCAACCTTCGCGACCGCCTGGGACTGCGCTTCGACTACAGCATCGACGCCGACGGGCACCCGCAGAACATCTACTGCCGCAGCGACCACTACGAGTACGCGCGCTACGGCATCCCGATCGTCTTCTTCACCACCGGCGGCCACGCCGACTACCACCAGGTGACCGACGAGCCGCAGTACATCGACTACGACCGCATGACGCAGATCTCGCGCCTCGTCCACGGCACCGCCACGGCGCTCGCGAACCTGGACCACCGCGTGGTGGTGGACAAGCCGAAGCCGGATCCGCGGGGGCGGTGCGTGCAGTGA
- a CDS encoding beta-lactamase family protein, translated as MTRRPTFRTPLLALSLCAPALLEAQAARLPAAAQVRRVADSLARAFIAHNDAPGTAIAIVRGTDTLLFHGYGSANLELGVPVAVTSVFRVGSVTKQFTASAVMQLVEIGTLSLADSIGQWVPNLPATWRPITITQLLNHTSGIPSYTEAGESWMKRWGEEMTGADIVALTADKPFDFAPGTSWKYNNTGYVLLGMLLEARMGHGWGDEFTRRFFTSLGMTRTRYCEVQPLIAGRAAGYSRNEKDEWVNARYLAMSQPAAAGALCSTIGDMLTWNRALHGGTVVTPASYTAMTTPAGSAVPRGYGFGLGVDSVDGHRVISHSGGIPGALTANMWVPEAQLSVTVLTNGDFRNPDPLAKQLVRAALGLPLDVPPRGVTLTAAALASYTGEFDVTIDGPHVFKIYVQDGKLYGMMDVQTPELLIPLGNDTFAVTFNKDVRLTITMDGGKAAALTFGRPDSVGWTGKRKP; from the coding sequence ATGACCCGTCGCCCGACCTTCCGCACGCCGCTGCTGGCCCTCTCGCTGTGCGCCCCCGCGCTGCTCGAGGCACAGGCCGCGCGCCTGCCCGCCGCCGCGCAGGTGCGCCGCGTGGCCGACTCGCTGGCCCGCGCCTTCATCGCGCACAACGATGCGCCAGGCACGGCGATCGCCATCGTGCGCGGCACCGACACGCTGCTGTTCCACGGCTACGGCAGCGCGAACCTGGAACTCGGCGTGCCGGTGGCCGTGACCTCGGTGTTCCGCGTCGGGTCGGTCACCAAGCAGTTCACGGCGTCGGCCGTGATGCAGCTGGTGGAGATCGGGACGCTGTCGCTCGCCGATTCCATCGGGCAGTGGGTGCCGAACCTGCCGGCCACCTGGCGACCGATCACCATCACGCAGCTGCTCAACCACACCAGCGGCATCCCGAGCTACACCGAGGCCGGTGAGTCGTGGATGAAGCGCTGGGGCGAGGAGATGACGGGTGCCGACATCGTCGCGCTGACCGCAGACAAGCCGTTCGACTTCGCGCCGGGCACCTCGTGGAAGTACAACAACACCGGCTACGTGCTGCTCGGCATGCTGCTCGAGGCGCGCATGGGGCACGGCTGGGGCGACGAGTTCACGCGCCGCTTCTTCACGTCGCTCGGCATGACGCGCACGCGCTACTGCGAGGTGCAGCCGCTGATCGCGGGTCGTGCGGCGGGGTACTCGCGAAACGAGAAGGACGAGTGGGTCAATGCGCGCTACCTGGCCATGTCGCAGCCGGCCGCGGCCGGCGCGCTCTGCTCCACGATTGGCGACATGCTGACGTGGAACCGGGCGCTGCATGGGGGCACGGTCGTGACGCCGGCGAGCTACACCGCGATGACGACGCCCGCCGGTTCCGCCGTGCCCCGCGGCTACGGCTTCGGGCTCGGCGTGGATTCGGTCGACGGCCATCGCGTGATTTCGCACAGCGGCGGCATCCCCGGTGCGCTCACCGCCAACATGTGGGTGCCCGAGGCGCAGCTGTCGGTCACCGTGCTGACGAACGGCGACTTCCGGAACCCCGACCCGCTGGCCAAGCAGCTGGTGCGCGCCGCGCTCGGCCTGCCGCTGGACGTGCCGCCCCGCGGCGTGACGCTCACCGCTGCCGCACTCGCATCGTACACCGGCGAGTTCGACGTCACCATCGACGGCCCGCACGTGTTCAAGATCTACGTGCAGGACGGGAAGCTGTACGGCATGATGGACGTCCAGACCCCGGAGTTGCTCATCCCGCTCGGCAACGACACCTTCGCGGTGACATTCAACAAGGATGTCCGCCTGACGATCACCATGGACGGCGGCAAGGCGGCGGCGCTCACGTTTGGCCGTCCTGACTCCGTCGGCTGGACCGGGAAGCGCAAGCCCTGA
- a CDS encoding efflux RND transporter permease subunit, with protein sequence MSSEPTTGISGRIARAFLHSRLTPLAILASLGLGFLGIIATPREEEPQISVPMIDVIVALPGATPQEAENLLARPVEQRMLALPGVDHVYTMSGDNYAMITVRFRVGEDQERSVTRVQAVLAASAAEAPPGALPPSVRAHSIDDVPVLTLTLHGAGSDANQLRQVALHLMDEIRTVPEVAATTVTGGSPKELQVLVDPARLAATGTTPGEVAAALRGANARLLAGEFTSNDSVLRVAVGAPVTSALDAAGIVVSSRSGAPVYLRDVATVREDYADVTSYVSHRAGKGAAVPAVTIAVSKRKGANATAVTHAVLQRVDESKGRLVPAGIEVSVTRDYGETAGEKASELILHLVIATLSVALLIWLFLGWREAVVVLVAVPVTLALTLFTYYALGYTLNRITLFALIFSIGILVDDAIVVVENVYRHLVMGDRSPEQATVDAVDEVGNPTILATFTVIAAILPMAFVSGMMGPYMRPIPVGASVAMLASLAVAFIVTPWLAYRLLKGHVANAHASTAHPPEEGGKIDRIYRRIMLPLMQRPGLRKGFYAGVLVLLLGSMALVLLRAVQVKMLPFDNKSEFQVVLDFPEGTTLETSNRAASEIAAFLGTVPEVVSTQVYAGAASPFNFNGLVRHYFMRSGANVADVQVNLLPKGDRKRQSHAIAVAVRPSVDSIASRYGASAKVAEIPPGPPVLSTLVAEVYAADDASRIEAAAAVKKVFEATPGVVDVDWTVEAPQGERSFRVDRDRVAASGASVEQVTQVLYLALSGAPVGMMRSETAREAVAIVPRLALAQRSNVEALLSLPVATARGPQPLGQFVTVVTGARASVRMRKDLRPAIYVTGDVAREIESPVYAILAMNSQLDTLTVRGAKIERYNAVPPVTVRETAIKWDGEWQVTIEVFRDLGIAFAIVLLLIYVLVVGWFQSFTIPLVIMAPIPLTLVGILPGHAMSGAFFTATSMIGMIALAGIIVRNSILLVDFIQLEEARGRRVADAVLEAGAVRFRPIALTAAAVVVGGLVMVLDPIFQGLAVALISGAIVATALTMVVVPLLYWELVRRRADVQ encoded by the coding sequence ATGAGCAGCGAGCCGACGACGGGCATCTCGGGGCGCATCGCGAGGGCGTTCCTGCACTCGCGGCTCACGCCGCTCGCGATCCTCGCCTCGCTGGGCCTCGGGTTTCTCGGCATCATCGCCACGCCGCGTGAGGAGGAGCCGCAGATCTCGGTGCCGATGATCGACGTGATCGTCGCGCTGCCCGGGGCGACGCCGCAGGAGGCCGAGAACCTGCTGGCCCGCCCGGTGGAGCAGCGGATGCTGGCGCTGCCCGGGGTGGACCACGTGTACACCATGTCGGGCGACAACTACGCCATGATCACGGTGCGGTTCCGGGTGGGCGAGGACCAGGAGCGCAGCGTGACGCGGGTGCAGGCGGTGCTGGCGGCGTCGGCGGCCGAGGCCCCGCCCGGTGCGCTGCCGCCATCGGTGCGGGCCCACAGCATCGACGACGTGCCGGTGCTGACGCTCACGCTGCATGGCGCCGGCAGCGATGCCAACCAGCTCCGGCAGGTGGCGCTGCACCTGATGGACGAGATCCGCACGGTGCCCGAGGTGGCGGCGACGACGGTCACGGGCGGGTCGCCGAAGGAGCTGCAGGTGCTGGTGGATCCGGCGCGGCTGGCGGCCACCGGCACCACGCCGGGTGAGGTCGCGGCGGCGCTGCGCGGGGCGAATGCGCGGCTCCTGGCTGGCGAGTTCACGTCCAACGACAGCGTGCTGCGTGTGGCCGTCGGCGCGCCGGTGACGTCGGCGCTGGACGCCGCCGGCATCGTGGTCTCGTCGCGCAGTGGGGCGCCGGTGTACCTGCGCGACGTGGCCACCGTGCGCGAGGACTACGCCGATGTCACGTCGTACGTGTCGCACCGCGCGGGGAAGGGGGCGGCGGTGCCGGCGGTGACGATCGCCGTCTCGAAGCGGAAGGGGGCCAACGCCACCGCTGTGACCCATGCCGTGCTGCAGCGGGTGGACGAGTCGAAGGGCCGGCTGGTGCCGGCCGGGATCGAGGTCAGCGTCACGCGCGACTACGGCGAGACCGCCGGCGAGAAGGCGAGTGAGCTGATCCTGCACCTCGTGATCGCGACGCTGAGCGTGGCGCTGCTGATCTGGCTCTTCCTCGGCTGGCGCGAGGCGGTGGTGGTGCTGGTGGCGGTGCCGGTGACGCTCGCGCTCACGCTCTTCACGTACTACGCGCTGGGCTACACGCTGAACCGCATCACGCTGTTCGCGCTGATCTTCTCGATCGGCATCCTGGTGGATGACGCGATCGTGGTGGTGGAGAACGTATACCGCCACCTCGTGATGGGCGACCGGTCGCCGGAGCAGGCGACGGTGGATGCCGTCGACGAGGTGGGGAACCCGACGATCCTGGCCACGTTCACGGTGATCGCGGCGATCCTGCCGATGGCCTTCGTGAGCGGGATGATGGGGCCGTACATGCGGCCGATCCCGGTCGGCGCCTCGGTGGCGATGCTGGCGTCGCTGGCGGTGGCGTTCATCGTCACGCCGTGGCTGGCCTACCGGCTGCTGAAGGGGCACGTGGCCAACGCGCACGCCTCCACGGCGCACCCGCCGGAGGAAGGCGGGAAGATCGACCGCATCTACCGGCGCATCATGCTGCCGCTGATGCAGCGGCCCGGCCTGCGGAAGGGGTTCTATGCCGGCGTGCTGGTGCTGCTGCTGGGCAGCATGGCGCTGGTGCTGCTGCGTGCGGTGCAGGTGAAGATGCTGCCGTTCGACAACAAGAGCGAGTTCCAGGTGGTGCTGGACTTCCCCGAGGGCACCACGCTGGAGACGTCGAACCGGGCGGCCTCGGAGATCGCGGCGTTCCTCGGCACGGTGCCGGAGGTGGTGAGCACGCAGGTGTACGCCGGTGCCGCCTCGCCGTTCAACTTCAACGGCCTGGTGCGCCACTACTTCATGCGCAGCGGTGCCAACGTGGCCGACGTGCAGGTGAACCTGCTGCCGAAGGGGGACCGCAAGCGGCAGAGCCACGCGATCGCGGTGGCGGTGCGGCCGTCGGTGGACTCGATCGCGTCGCGGTACGGGGCCTCGGCGAAGGTGGCCGAGATCCCGCCCGGCCCGCCGGTGCTCTCCACGCTGGTGGCCGAGGTGTATGCGGCGGACGATGCGTCGCGGATCGAGGCGGCGGCGGCGGTGAAGAAGGTGTTCGAGGCCACGCCGGGCGTGGTGGACGTGGACTGGACCGTCGAGGCGCCGCAGGGGGAGCGCAGCTTCCGCGTGGACCGGGACCGGGTGGCGGCGTCGGGGGCGAGCGTGGAGCAGGTCACGCAGGTGCTCTACCTCGCCCTCTCGGGGGCGCCGGTCGGCATGATGCGCAGCGAGACGGCACGCGAGGCGGTGGCGATCGTGCCGCGGCTCGCGCTCGCGCAGCGGTCGAACGTGGAGGCGCTGCTGTCGCTGCCGGTGGCCACGGCGCGCGGCCCGCAGCCGCTGGGCCAGTTCGTGACGGTGGTGACCGGGGCGCGGGCCTCGGTGCGGATGCGCAAGGACCTGCGGCCGGCGATCTACGTCACCGGCGACGTCGCGCGCGAGATCGAGAGCCCGGTGTATGCGATCCTCGCCATGAACAGCCAGCTCGACACGCTGACGGTGCGTGGCGCGAAGATCGAGCGATACAACGCCGTGCCGCCGGTGACGGTGCGCGAGACGGCGATCAAGTGGGACGGGGAGTGGCAGGTCACGATCGAGGTGTTCCGTGACCTCGGCATCGCCTTCGCCATCGTGCTGCTGCTGATCTACGTGCTGGTGGTTGGCTGGTTCCAGAGCTTCACGATCCCGCTGGTGATCATGGCGCCGATCCCGCTCACGCTGGTCGGCATCCTGCCGGGCCATGCCATGAGCGGGGCGTTCTTCACCGCCACCAGCATGATCGGCATGATCGCGCTGGCCGGCATCATCGTGCGGAACTCGATCCTGCTGGTGGACTTCATCCAGCTCGAGGAGGCACGCGGGCGCCGGGTGGCGGATGCGGTGCTGGAGGCGGGGGCGGTGCGATTCCGGCCGATCGCGCTGACGGCGGCCGCGGTGGTGGTGGGTGGACTGGTGATGGTCCTCGACCCGATCTTCCAGGGCCTGGCCGTGGCCCTCATCAGCGGGGCGATCGTCGCAACGGCACTGACCATGGTGGTGGTGCCGCTCCTGTACTGGGAACTCGTGCGCCGGAGGGCGGATGTGCAATGA
- a CDS encoding efflux RND transporter periplasmic adaptor subunit, with protein MTHRTAFARTGGTLLLLATTLAACSKAPETAHAPDAAAAPARQAGAALTVRDTMIAGVVELTGVAEPMRQAMLSSKLMGTVMAVHVREGDVVRQGQALLDIDARDLSARATQAAAALADARAMHADAGTQAARIRALYADSAATQAQFDASQTGLARAAAAVRAAEGGVAEVDAMRSYATVRAPFGGVVTSRMADPGAFAAPGAPLLVVQDVSSLRITASAGGDVVRTVRRGQVLSATIAGEPVSATVEGVVPGSVGNLFSVNALVGNPSATRRAGSSAVLRIAGAEQRGLLVPARAIVRDGDLTGVMVRGATRDELRWVRLGTARGDLVQVTSGLTAGETIVVPQAAK; from the coding sequence ATGACACATCGCACTGCTTTCGCCCGCACCGGCGGCACGCTCCTCCTGCTCGCCACCACGCTCGCCGCCTGCTCCAAGGCACCCGAGACGGCGCACGCCCCTGACGCGGCCGCTGCGCCGGCGCGCCAGGCCGGCGCGGCGCTCACCGTGCGCGACACGATGATCGCCGGCGTGGTGGAACTCACCGGCGTGGCCGAGCCGATGCGGCAGGCCATGCTCTCCTCGAAGCTGATGGGCACCGTCATGGCGGTGCACGTGCGTGAGGGTGACGTGGTGCGGCAGGGGCAGGCCCTGCTGGACATCGACGCGCGCGACCTCTCGGCCCGTGCCACGCAGGCTGCCGCGGCGCTGGCCGATGCGCGCGCGATGCACGCCGACGCCGGCACGCAGGCCGCGCGGATACGCGCCCTCTACGCCGACAGCGCGGCCACGCAGGCGCAGTTCGATGCGTCGCAGACGGGGCTGGCCCGCGCCGCCGCCGCCGTGCGCGCCGCCGAGGGCGGCGTGGCGGAAGTGGATGCGATGCGGAGCTACGCGACGGTGCGGGCGCCGTTCGGCGGCGTGGTCACGTCGCGGATGGCGGATCCCGGCGCCTTCGCGGCACCGGGTGCACCGCTGCTGGTGGTGCAGGACGTCTCGTCGCTGCGCATCACGGCGAGTGCCGGTGGTGACGTGGTGCGGACGGTGCGCCGCGGGCAGGTGCTCAGCGCCACCATCGCCGGTGAGCCGGTGAGTGCCACCGTCGAGGGGGTGGTGCCGGGATCGGTGGGCAACCTCTTCAGCGTGAACGCGCTGGTGGGCAACCCGTCGGCCACCCGTCGTGCCGGCAGCAGCGCCGTGCTCCGCATCGCCGGCGCCGAGCAGCGCGGGCTCCTGGTGCCGGCGCGCGCGATCGTGCGTGACGGGGACCTGACCGGGGTGATGGTCCGCGGTGCCACGCGCGACGAGCTGCGCTGGGTGCGGCTCGGGACCGCGCGCGGTGACCTCGTGCAGGTGACCAGCGGCCTGACGGCCGGTGAGACCATCGTCGTGCCGCAGGCGGCGAAATGA
- a CDS encoding TolC family protein: MPRSPVLLLAALVALPGLARAQAAPTAPVAPLSLADALREADGHAFGNRLAAAATDQRRAGARLPLKGILPSARVESGLVRTTDPIGAFGATLRQRSISAANFDPARLNAPAPVSTVQGALVVEMPFFNADAWLGRRAARAAVSATESGGAWTASTIRADVVRAWFGALLADEKVRTLDAAQQAAHAATQQVESMVRQGVVTKADALQASVHELDLTAQRLAAADAAVTARAALGMLLGRSTQAAPAITGALPSDSALRAFAARDTGPAAGATQRTDVRAALDGVQAASVDLQRAQSAFLPRLNGFARSDWFTPSTPFGGKASWTLGVMASWSLPSMGGELAEVQAARARSRSASAGRDAALAQARLESDATQRALTVALLRLDLAAQAGVQAREAQRLVARRYAGGLATVAELLGATAGATQSTLAHAAARFAVIDAIAARRLAIGADPGALASLVATP, translated from the coding sequence ATGCCTCGCTCACCCGTGCTCCTCCTCGCCGCCCTCGTCGCGCTGCCGGGCCTGGCCCGCGCGCAGGCGGCGCCGACGGCACCGGTTGCACCGCTCTCGCTCGCCGATGCGCTGCGGGAGGCCGACGGGCACGCCTTCGGCAACCGCCTCGCCGCCGCCGCCACCGACCAGCGCCGCGCCGGCGCCCGCCTGCCGCTGAAGGGCATCCTGCCCAGCGCGCGCGTGGAGTCGGGACTGGTGCGCACCACCGACCCCATCGGCGCCTTCGGGGCCACGCTGCGCCAGCGCAGCATCAGCGCTGCGAACTTTGATCCGGCGCGCCTGAACGCCCCGGCCCCGGTGAGCACCGTGCAGGGCGCGCTGGTGGTCGAGATGCCGTTCTTCAACGCCGACGCCTGGCTCGGCCGGCGCGCGGCCCGCGCCGCCGTCAGCGCCACGGAGTCGGGTGGCGCGTGGACCGCCAGCACCATCCGCGCCGACGTCGTGCGCGCCTGGTTCGGCGCCCTCCTCGCCGACGAGAAGGTGCGCACGCTCGACGCCGCGCAGCAGGCGGCGCATGCCGCCACGCAGCAGGTGGAGTCGATGGTGCGCCAGGGCGTCGTGACCAAGGCCGATGCACTGCAGGCCTCGGTGCACGAGCTGGACCTCACCGCGCAGCGCCTCGCGGCCGCGGATGCCGCCGTCACGGCCCGCGCTGCCCTCGGCATGTTGCTGGGCCGCAGCACGCAGGCGGCGCCGGCGATCACCGGCGCGCTGCCGTCCGACAGCGCGCTCCGCGCATTCGCTGCCCGCGACACGGGGCCCGCCGCCGGCGCGACGCAGCGCACCGACGTCCGCGCGGCGCTGGACGGTGTGCAGGCGGCGTCGGTGGACCTGCAGCGCGCGCAGAGTGCCTTCCTGCCGCGCCTGAACGGCTTCGCCCGCTCCGACTGGTTCACGCCGAGCACGCCGTTCGGCGGCAAGGCCAGCTGGACCCTCGGCGTGATGGCCTCCTGGTCGCTGCCGTCGATGGGCGGGGAGCTGGCCGAGGTGCAGGCGGCACGCGCGCGTTCGCGCAGTGCGTCCGCCGGCCGTGATGCGGCGCTGGCCCAGGCACGCCTGGAATCCGACGCCACGCAGCGTGCGCTGACGGTGGCACTGCTGCGGCTGGATCTCGCGGCGCAGGCCGGTGTGCAGGCGCGCGAGGCGCAGCGACTGGTCGCGCGACGCTACGCCGGTGGCCTGGCCACGGTGGCGGAGCTGCTCGGCGCCACCGCGGGCGCGACGCAGTCCACGCTCGCCCACGCCGCCGCGCGCTTCGCGGTGATCGACGCCATCGCGGCACGCCGCCTTGCCATCGGTGCCGATCCCGGCGCCCTCGCCTCACTCGTCGCCACCCCATGA
- a CDS encoding M20/M25/M40 family metallo-hydrolase: MPTNHAGPQDDAHAEVTRRDFVAGILASAAAISLGATPVLGMDGPDQDAVAAQIPRQHDATVKMLQDWIALPAIAAENRGYPQGAEYMAQLARNAGFQRVELVPTAGKPGVFATFDVGAPTTLGVYFMYDVKQYDPAEWSSPPLEGRLVDRPGVGKICVGRGATNTKGPQTAFLAALHAFRAAGKTLPVNITLVCEGEEEIGSPNFPQVVNRPDVLAALKKCVGIIIPLGSQSLDGAVEVNLGAKGIVELELVSTGEKWGRGPRLDVHSSLNAQLDSPAWHLVQALNTLVQADGHTPAVEGFFDRVKPLTAPQRAILEASIPKKNEAGTKRALGVQHWFADESWHDSLVRLVSQPTINIEGLVAGYTGQGGKTILPHRAVAKIDMRLVPDMTALGTLALVKAHLAKKGFGDIEVNMSGGYDPTETDPASKLVQAQLATYRKSGVDPLLWPRLAGSWPGVTFTGAPLNLPAGQFGLGHGAGAHAPDEYWLIESANPRVAGMDGAVKSYVDLFYALAS, from the coding sequence ATGCCCACGAACCATGCTGGACCGCAGGACGATGCGCACGCGGAGGTCACCCGGCGCGATTTCGTCGCCGGAATCCTCGCGAGTGCCGCCGCCATCTCCCTCGGCGCCACCCCCGTCCTCGGCATGGACGGCCCCGACCAGGACGCCGTCGCCGCCCAGATCCCTCGCCAGCACGACGCGACGGTGAAGATGCTCCAGGACTGGATCGCGCTTCCGGCCATCGCCGCCGAGAACCGCGGCTATCCGCAGGGCGCCGAGTACATGGCCCAGCTCGCGCGGAACGCGGGGTTCCAGCGCGTCGAGCTCGTGCCGACAGCCGGCAAGCCCGGCGTGTTCGCCACCTTCGACGTCGGTGCTCCCACCACGCTCGGCGTCTACTTCATGTACGACGTGAAGCAGTACGACCCCGCCGAGTGGAGCTCGCCGCCGCTGGAGGGACGCCTGGTGGACCGACCCGGCGTGGGGAAGATCTGCGTCGGCCGCGGTGCGACGAACACCAAGGGGCCGCAGACGGCATTCCTCGCCGCGCTGCATGCGTTCCGTGCGGCCGGAAAGACGCTGCCGGTGAACATCACGCTCGTCTGCGAGGGCGAGGAGGAGATCGGCTCACCGAACTTCCCGCAGGTGGTGAACCGCCCCGACGTGCTGGCCGCGCTGAAAAAGTGCGTGGGCATCATCATCCCGCTCGGCAGCCAGTCGCTGGATGGCGCAGTGGAGGTGAACCTCGGCGCGAAGGGGATCGTGGAGCTGGAGCTGGTGTCCACCGGCGAGAAGTGGGGCCGCGGGCCGCGGCTCGACGTGCACTCCAGCCTGAACGCGCAGCTCGACAGCCCAGCCTGGCACCTCGTGCAGGCCCTCAACACGCTGGTGCAGGCCGATGGCCACACGCCGGCGGTGGAAGGGTTCTTCGACCGGGTGAAGCCCCTCACCGCGCCGCAGCGCGCGATCCTCGAGGCCTCGATCCCGAAGAAGAACGAGGCGGGGACCAAGCGGGCCCTCGGCGTGCAGCACTGGTTCGCCGACGAATCGTGGCACGATTCGCTGGTGCGCCTCGTCTCGCAGCCCACCATCAACATCGAGGGATTGGTGGCGGGCTACACCGGCCAGGGCGGCAAGACCATCCTGCCGCACCGCGCCGTCGCGAAGATCGACATGCGGCTGGTGCCGGACATGACGGCCCTCGGCACGCTGGCGCTGGTGAAGGCCCATCTCGCGAAGAAGGGCTTCGGCGACATCGAGGTGAACATGAGCGGTGGCTACGATCCCACGGAGACCGACCCGGCCTCGAAGCTGGTCCAGGCGCAGCTCGCGACGTACCGGAAGTCCGGTGTGGATCCGCTGCTCTGGCCGCGCCTCGCCGGCAGCTGGCCTGGCGTGACGTTCACCGGGGCACCGCTGAACCTGCCCGCCGGCCAGTTCGGACTCGGCCACGGCGCCGGCGCGCATGCCCCGGACGAGTACTGGCTGATCGAGTCGGCCAATCCCAGGGTGGCCGGCATGGATGGCGCCGTGAAGTCGTACGTGGACCTGTTCTACGCGCTGGCGTCGTAG